The nucleotide window CTGAGATCCCGACACGGAAGAGGACCACGTTCGGCCGAAAGTGTGCAACAACGGAGGGACCATGAGAGCACGACACGCTATGCTGCTGCTCCTCGTCGTCCTCGCGACGTCCCTGCTTCTCGCGGGATGCGGCAACGACAAGGAAGGGGCCGTCGTCGCGCGCGTCGGGAGCACCGAGATCACCGAGCTGGAGTTCCGCAGACGACTCGAGGAGCTTCCGCCGTTCGCGCGCCAGCAGTTCTCGGGCCCCGAGGGAATGCTTGAGTTCCTCGACCGGCTGGTCGAGGAGGAGGTCGTCTATCAGGCGGCGAAGGACGCGGGGTACGCGGACGATCCTGAGGTCCGGCGGGCGGTCCGCGCCGTGGAGCGTCGTACGATGATCCAGAAGTACTACAGTGACGTCGTCGAGGGCGGCGTCGAGGTTCCCGAGGAGGAGATCGTCGCCTACCACGAGGAGCACGACGAGCTCTTCCAGCGTCCTGCGAGGATTCAGTTCCGACACATCATGACGTCCACGCGGCCGGCGGCCGAGGCGGCGCGGCAGCGTGCGCTGGCCGGTGAGGGCTTCGCCGAGGTCGCGCGGGACGTCTCGATCGACACGGCGACGCGCGATGCCGGCGGGCTGATGTCGCCCGTCTCGCGCGGCAGCGGAGTGCCCACGCTGGGAATCGACGCGGACCTGGTTGAGTCGCTCTTCGAGTGGAAGGTCGGCGAGGTCACCGACGTCATCCGTTCAGGCAAGGGCTGGCACATCTTCCGGATCGAGGAGAAGAACGAGGCCGGCAAGAAGCCTCTCGAGGACGTCCGTGAGCAGATCGTCAACAGCCTGAAACCGCAGGAGGCGAGGGAGCGGTACGAACAGCTTCTCGAGGAGTACCGGGAGCGGTACCGCGCCACGATCAACGAGGGGCATTTCCGCAAGCAGCCGCGCAGCGAGGAGGAGCTCTTCACGCTGGCCCAGGAGACCGAGGACCCGCTCAACCGTCTCAACTACTACTCCGAGCTGGTGTTCAACTACCCGGAGAGCGAGCACGCGGCCGAGGCCCAGTTCATGATCGGCTTCATCCAGGCCGAGGAACTCCAGAACTACCCCGCGGCCAGGAACGCCTTCCAGCGGATGCTCGAGCGGTATCCCGACTCGGAGCTCGCCGAGTCGGCGCGCTGGATGCTGGACAACATGGAATCGGAGTCCCCGCCCTTCGGTGAGGCGGACGTGCTGGAGACTGAGCAGGGGGCAGGTTCCTGAGGGGACGGGATGCTCCAGATCGGCATCGTGACGGCCATCTTCGTCGCCACGTACTTCTTCATCGTCACTGAGAGGATCCACAGAACGACCATCGCCCTGGCGGGAGCCCTGGCAGTCCTGCTCCTGCCGGGGCTTTCGTTCACCCAGGAAGAGGCCGTCGGCTTCGTCGACTTCAACACGCTCGGCCTCCTCGTCGGGATGATGGTCATCGTGGCGGCCCTCAAGAGGACCGGCGCCTTCCGCGGACTCGCACTGACCGTCGCCCGGGGCGGCCGTGGGCGCATCTTCCTGATCTACGCCGGCTTCGCCGTCGTGACGGCCGTGTCGTCCGCCTTCATCGACAACGTCACGACCGTGCTGATGATCGTGCCGGTGATCTATCTGATCTCCGACTTCCTCGGAAAGAGCGCCGTGCCGTTCCTCATCATGGAGATCATGATGGCGAACATCGGCGGCATGGCCACCCTGATCGGCGACCCTCCGAACATCCTCATCGGAAGCCGGGCTCTGCTTCCGCCGGACGGTGGAGGGCTCTCGTTCCTCGACTTCCTGCTGAACCTCGGACCGATCGCCATCGTCTGCTTCGGGGCCGTGCTTGTCTTCCTCCGCCTCAGGGAGCGGGGCGAGTTCCTCGCGCGTCCGAGCGAGGAGAAGCTCAAGGCGCTCGACGCCATGAACGCGCGGCAGGCCATCAAGGACCCCGCGCTCCTCAGGAAGTGTCTGCTCGTACTCGGCCTCGTCCTTGTGGGCTTCATGCTCCACCACCAGCTGGGGCTCGAGCCCGCAACCGTCGCCCTCGCCGGGGCGGCGCTGCTGCTGATCATCAGCCGGATCGATCCGGAGGAGCTTCTCGTCGAGGTCGAGTGGACGGTGCTTTTCTTCTTCATCGGCCTGTTCGTACTGGTCGGGGCCCT belongs to Candidatus Effluviviaceae Genus V sp. and includes:
- a CDS encoding tetratricopeptide repeat protein; the protein is MRARHAMLLLLVVLATSLLLAGCGNDKEGAVVARVGSTEITELEFRRRLEELPPFARQQFSGPEGMLEFLDRLVEEEVVYQAAKDAGYADDPEVRRAVRAVERRTMIQKYYSDVVEGGVEVPEEEIVAYHEEHDELFQRPARIQFRHIMTSTRPAAEAARQRALAGEGFAEVARDVSIDTATRDAGGLMSPVSRGSGVPTLGIDADLVESLFEWKVGEVTDVIRSGKGWHIFRIEEKNEAGKKPLEDVREQIVNSLKPQEARERYEQLLEEYRERYRATINEGHFRKQPRSEEELFTLAQETEDPLNRLNYYSELVFNYPESEHAAEAQFMIGFIQAEELQNYPAARNAFQRMLERYPDSELAESARWMLDNMESESPPFGEADVLETEQGAGS